One Thermococcus kodakarensis KOD1 genomic window carries:
- the speB gene encoding agmatinase: MEFLYTYETLKLEFPLVEPEKARFILLGVPFDGTTSYKAGARFGPTLIRQATLNLESYILDYDLDIAELPIADIGDIAVVAGDPRKTADRVRETLEELKKANPKAIPILLGGEHSQTLGAVEALKPASYVVFDAHLDLRNSYEDNPYNHACVARRISELGVKEAIFGIRSGTKEEVDFARERDIPWVHARDYSFDAFVDLVEALPEPVYLSIDIDVFDLSMVPSTGTPEAGGLRFWEVVEAIEWLVEKKEIAGFDIMEVAGEKLGDPTALTAAKLLFYSIGAMAKFGR; the protein is encoded by the coding sequence ATGGAGTTCCTGTACACGTATGAGACTCTCAAGCTGGAGTTCCCGCTCGTAGAACCCGAGAAAGCCAGGTTCATCCTGCTGGGGGTTCCCTTCGACGGGACTACGAGCTACAAAGCTGGGGCACGCTTCGGGCCGACCCTAATAAGGCAGGCGACTCTGAACCTTGAGAGCTACATCCTAGACTACGACCTTGACATAGCGGAGCTCCCAATAGCCGACATCGGAGACATTGCCGTCGTCGCAGGAGACCCGAGGAAAACGGCAGACAGGGTAAGGGAAACCCTTGAAGAGCTCAAGAAGGCAAACCCAAAGGCTATTCCAATCCTCCTAGGCGGAGAACATTCCCAGACGCTTGGAGCAGTTGAAGCACTGAAGCCAGCAAGCTACGTCGTCTTCGACGCCCACCTCGACCTGCGCAACAGCTACGAAGACAACCCCTACAACCATGCCTGCGTCGCGAGGCGGATCAGCGAGCTAGGGGTAAAGGAAGCGATATTCGGAATCAGGAGTGGCACCAAAGAGGAAGTCGATTTTGCAAGGGAGAGGGATATCCCGTGGGTGCACGCGAGGGACTACAGCTTTGACGCCTTCGTTGACCTCGTAGAGGCCCTTCCCGAACCGGTTTACCTCTCAATCGACATCGACGTCTTTGACCTCTCTATGGTGCCCTCAACGGGCACTCCTGAGGCGGGAGGTTTAAGGTTCTGGGAGGTAGTGGAGGCAATAGAATGGCTGGTCGAGAAGAAGGAGATAGCGGGCTTTGACATAATGGAGGTTGCAGGTGAAAAGCTCGGCGATCCGACGGCATTGACGGCTGCAAAGCTCCTCTTCTACTCCATTGGTGCAATGGCAAAATTCGGGCGCTGA
- a CDS encoding universal stress protein: MRILVLVDGSKWSQKAALHAFSVAKKKGAKVVLFSVLDRKEAQAIAVSLAMRSGDVEKLKKFEETAWKEMKKGIHDVISALLELGQREGINCSFRIVEGNAREKVLEEANSGKYSLVVMGAYGKSGKTRIGSLLEDVVGVIKPPVMIVR; this comes from the coding sequence ATGAGGATACTCGTGCTCGTGGATGGCTCAAAGTGGAGCCAAAAGGCAGCCCTTCATGCGTTTTCGGTGGCGAAGAAAAAGGGAGCTAAGGTGGTACTGTTCTCCGTCCTGGACAGGAAGGAGGCGCAGGCGATAGCGGTAAGCCTCGCAATGAGAAGCGGCGACGTTGAAAAGCTCAAGAAGTTCGAGGAAACTGCCTGGAAGGAGATGAAGAAGGGCATCCACGACGTTATCTCCGCCCTTCTGGAGCTCGGACAGAGGGAGGGTATCAACTGCTCCTTCAGGATTGTCGAAGGAAACGCCCGCGAGAAAGTCCTTGAGGAGGCAAACAGCGGGAAGTACTCCCTTGTCGTGATGGGTGCGTACGGAAAGAGCGGAAAGACGAGGATAGGCTCTCTCCTCGAGGACGTTGTGGGGGTGATAAAGCCTCCCGTGATGATAGTCAGGTGA